AGCCTGGACGTGGACGCCGTGGGTCTCAACGGCGTCGACGGCAAGTTGCTGTACGGCCCCCGCAAGTCCGCCGTGCGGGTCGTCGAGGACGGCACAAAGAAGATACGCCGTGGTGACCACTCGGGGACGATCAAGCAGGTCAACGGCGACCTGCTCGAATCGCTCCTTTCGGACGGCTACACCCCCGTCGCCGCCCCGCCGATGGCGGGCGACGACGACGGCGAGATTATCCCCGTGAACACCGACGCCGACCGCTCGGCAGCGGCCATCGCCGGCGAACTCGACGCGACGCTCGTCCTGCTGACCGACGTCGAGGGCGTCTACGCGGACCCCGACGACCCCGGGACGCTCATCGAGTCCGTCGAGACGAGCGACGACTGGGCCGCGCTCGAAGCGGCCGCCGAGGGCTTCATGGGGCGGAAGATTATGGCGGCCGAGGAGGCGCTCGACGGCGGCTCCCCCGAGGTCGTCGTGGCCGACGCCAACGCCGACGAACCGATTCTCTCGGCGCTTTCCGGCGGCGGAACGCACGTCCACGCGAGCGCACTTCAGGAGGACACACAATGACCGGATTCGTCTTCAACGAGAAACCCATCCAGATCGAACGCGGCGACGGCGCGTACGTCTCCGACGACAGCGGTACCGAGTACCTCGACATGGGGGCCTCTTACGCCTGCGTCCCGCTGGGCCACGGCCACCCTGCGGTTCAGGAGGCCGTCACCGAGCAGTTCGAGAAACTCACCTACGTGCAGGCGTCGTACCCCAACGCCGCGCGGACGGCGCTGTACGAACTGCTGGCCGACACCGCGCCGGACCCCATCGACAAGACGTGGCTCTGTAACTCGGGGACGGAGGCCAACGAAGCGGCCCTGAAGTTCGCCCGCTCGGCGACTGGAAATTCGAAAATCGTCGCCACGATGCAGGGCTTCCACGGCCGCACGATGGGCTCGCTCGCCACGACGTGGAAAAACAAGTACAAGAAGCCCTACGAACCGCTCGTCGGCGACGTGGAGTTCGTGCCCTACGACGACGCCGAGGCGCTCGCGGAGGCCATCGAC
This DNA window, taken from Haloarcula ordinaria, encodes the following:
- a CDS encoding acetylglutamate/acetylaminoadipate kinase → MTVVIKVGGARAVDPAGALADVAALVADNEDVVVVHGGSTKVDETLERLGVEPEYVETPSGVVGRFTDETTMEVFEMAFGHLNTQLVAGLQSLDVDAVGLNGVDGKLLYGPRKSAVRVVEDGTKKIRRGDHSGTIKQVNGDLLESLLSDGYTPVAAPPMAGDDDGEIIPVNTDADRSAAAIAGELDATLVLLTDVEGVYADPDDPGTLIESVETSDDWAALEAAAEGFMGRKIMAAEEALDGGSPEVVVADANADEPILSALSGGGTHVHASALQEDTQ